A stretch of DNA from Desulfosarcina ovata subsp. ovata:
CCCAGGTGGGCGAATACCGCGGCGGCCTGCAGATGGTGGTCAAGGATATGCTGCGGGTGCCGGCCGATCAGGTGGACCCGGCCGATTTCCTACCCACCACCAGCCGCGACGTGGGAAAAATGTTCGACCGGCTGCGGGAAATGACCGGCCGCATGCAGAACCCGCACCTGAAACGGCTCTTCGAGGTCTTCTGGGCCGACGATGAATTTGTCGCCGCCTACACCCGCGCCCCGGCGGCCAAAATGATGCACCATGCCTACATCGGCGGCCTTCTGGAACATACCCTCTCCATGGCCGTACTGGCCGGGATGGTGGCCGGGCATTACAGCGGCGTGGATCGGGATCTTCTGCTGGCCGGCGTGATTCTTCACGATGTGGGCAAGGTCCGCGAACTGGAATATGCCCGCCGCATCGATTATACGGATGAAGGCCGGCTGCTCAGCCATATCATCATCGGGCTTTCCATGCTCGACGAAAAACTGGGCCAGGTGCCCGACTTCCCGCCCGTCCAGGCCCAACTGCTCAAGCACATGATTGTCAGTCACCACGGCAGCCGGGCGTTCGGATCCCCCGAGCCACCCAAGACCATCGAAGCGGTGCTGCTCAACCATATCGACGAGATGGACTCGAGGGTCAACAGCATCCGTGAATATGTGGCCAAGGACCCTTCGGACGGATCGTGGACGCCCTATCACCGCCTGCTGGAACGTCACTTTTACAAAGGTCCAGGTCCTGACACGGGAAATGATTGATCTTGCCCACAAGGATTTTATGTTCATCACCATCGAAGGCATCGAAGGCAGCGGCAAAACCACCCAGATCGACGCCATTGCCGGCTGGCTCGCCGGGTGCGGCCATGAGGTGCTGACCACCCGGGAGCCCGGCGGCACCGCCATTGGCGGCCAGATCCGCTCGGTGCTGCTCCATCCGGACAATACGGGTATGGCCCCGGTCGCCGAGCTGCTGCTCTACGTGGCCGACCGGGCCCAGCACCTGGAAACCGTAGTCCGGCCGGCCCTGGCAGCCGGCAAGGTGGTGGTGTGCGATCGTTTTTTTGATGCCACCCTGGTCTACCAGGGCTATGCCCGGGGGCTGGATCGGGCGCTGATCCGCCAGTTGCACCGGCTGGCCTGCGGTAACCTCCAGCCTGCGCTGACCCTTCTGCTGGACTTGGATCCAGAAGCCGGATTGACCCGCGCCTGGCAACGGATCCACAGCGACGATGCCCATGCCCGCGAATCGCGCTTTGAAAAAGAGACCCTGGCCTTCCACCAGCGGGTTCGGTCCGGATATCTCGATCTGGCCCGGCGCGAGCCGGAGCGGTTCACCGTTATCGATGCCGTCCAGGACCCGCCGTCGGTAACCCGGCAGATCGAAGCCGCACTGGCGGCACATTTTTCACGATGAGACATTCCCATGACCACCCACAGCGTTCTTGATCATATCGGCAATACCCCCATGGTGGAGATCCGCCACCTGAATCCCAACCCCAAGGTGCGTATCCTGGCCAAGCTGGAGTACCTCAACCCCGGCGGTTCCATCAAGGACCGGCCGGCCCTGTCGATGATCGAGGCCGGCGAGCGGTCCGGCGAGCTCAAACCGGGCAAGACGGTCATCGAAGCAACCAGCGGCAACACCGGCATCGGCCTGGCCATGGTCTGCTCCGTCAAGGGATACCGGCTGCTGCTGGCCATGAGTGAGGCGGCCAGTGTGGAACGTCAGAAGATTCTGCGCGCCCGCGGGGCCGAAATCCTGCTCACACCCGGCCACCTGGGGACCGACGGTGCCATCGAGGAGGTCTACCGGCTGGCCCGGGAAAATCCCGACACCTATTTCATGACCGATCAGTACAACAACCCGGCCAACTGGCAGGCCCACTACCACGGCACGGCCGTGGAAATCTGGGAGCAGACCGGCGGGGCACTGACCCATCTGGTGGCCACCATGGGCACGTCGGGAACGCTCATGGGGCTCTCCCGGCGGCTAAAAGAATTCAACGACACCATCCGCATCATCGGTGTAGAACCGTACCTGGGGCACCGCCTGCAGGGTCTGAAAAACATGAAGGAGGCCTACCAGCCGGAAATTTTCGACAAACACCAGCTGGACGAAAAGGTCAACGTGGAGGATGAGCCGGCCTTTGAGATGACCCGGCGCCTGGCCCGCGAGGAGGGCCTCATGGTGGGCATGAGCAGCGGCGCCGCCATGCTGGTGGCCACCCAAGTTGCCGGCACACTGGAAAGCGGAACCGTGGTGGTCATTTTTCCGGACGGTGGCGAGCGGTACCTTTCCACCCCCCTGTTTGACGTGCAGGAGAAGATCGACCTGGTTCTCTTCAACACCATGACCCGCAAGAAAGAACGTTTCCTGCCGATCAACCCGGGCAAGGTGGCCATGTACGCCTGCGGCCCCACGGCCCATGATCGCATGCATGTGGGCGAGGCGCGCCGTTTCGTATTCAACGACCTTCTGGCCCGCTACCTGGCTTACCGGGGCTATGCGGTCAAACAGGTCATGAATATCACCGACCTGGACGACAAGACCATCGAGGGCTCCGAGGCCGCCGGCATGTCCCTGGAGGATTTCACCGGCATGCACATCGAGGCCTTTCACCGGGATCTGGCCACCTTGGGGGTCCGGCCGGCCAATCACTATCCGAAGGCCAGCGAACATGTGGACGACATGGTCCATCTGGCCGAACGGCTGGTTAAGAAAGGCTATGCCTACGAGAAGCTGCGCTCGATCTACTTCGATATCTCCCGTTTCAAGGATTACGGCCGGCTGTCGGGGGTTGATATCAACAAGATCCGCATCGGTGCCACCGTGGATCTGGAGGAATACGAAAAAGACAACCCGCGCGATTTCACCCTGCTCAAGCGCACGCGCCTGTCCGAACTCAAGCGGGGGATCTACACCAAAACCGACTGGGGCAACATGCGCCCCTCCTGGCACCTGCAGTGTGCGGCCATGTCCATGCATTATCTCGGGGATAACTACGACATCCACTGTGCCGGCCGGGAACTGGTCTTTCCGCACCATGAAAACGAGATCGCCATTGCCGGGGCCCTGACCGGCAAAAGCCTGGCCCGCTACTGGATTCACTGCGACCGCGTGCTGGTGGACGGAAAAAAAGTGGCGGAGACAGGGGATCGCCTGACCGTCCAGAGCCTGCTGGACATGGGCTTCAGCGGCCGCGAGATCCGCTACTGGCTGATTTCGGTGAACTATCGCAAGCCGGTGATCTTTTCGGTGGCGCGCCTCGATCGGGCACGCAAGACCCTGGCCCGCCTGGACGCCTGCATCCGTGCGCTCAAGGGAGTTCGCGGCGGCACTCCGTATGCCGAGCTGGACCAGCTGTGCTACGACATCAAAAACGGCTTCACCACCGCCATGGATGACGACCTGAACATCTCCGCAGCCCTGGCCGTGCTGTTCACCGTGGTCAAACGCATCAACACCTTGATCCTGGATGGCGATATCGATGCCGCCGGCGCGCAAAAAGTACTGGAGGCATTGGCACGCATCAACACGGTGATCCATATTTTCGATTTCGAAGACGAGATCCGAGATCCGGCGGTGCAGCAGCTGATCGACCAGCGCGATCGGGCCCGGCAGGAAAAAGACTGGGCCCTGGCCGACCGCCTGAGGGATCAGTTGCTGGCCATGGGCGTGGTCCTGCGCGATGAAAAAACTGGAGCCTGACCACAGTTCCGCTACTATCAGTGTATAAGATAATGTTTCCGGAGAATATCATGACACCCGTATATATGCCCTTCACCTACCTGTCCGCAGCCACCGCCGGCCGCCTGAACCGACTGGTGGGGACGCTCGTCGTTTACCAGCCGGTTGAAAGCGGGATTTCCGAAGGGCTCACCGCCCTGGCCGCCGACGGCGGCATCGACATCCGCACGCCCATCACCCGGGACGATGAGCGGTTGGAGGCCGCCCTGGCCGAATTCACCCAGTGGGCGCGCCTCAATCCCGGAAAAACGACCGCCGGGGCCGGTTTTTTCAGTGCCCGGCAGGGGGAGGTGCCCTTTTTTGATGAAAGCACCATCAACCAGATCCGTTCGGACATAAAAAATTACGGCACACCGGACGCCGGAAGCGAGCCGGATGATTCAGAATTCAGCGCCCGCCTGTTTCTGGCCGTGGCCCAGGACAATGATCGCACCACCGACGGTCTGGACAACGATCTCAACCGGTTCAAGGCCATGGAAGCCGATTTCCTCGACTCCCTGGACGGCGCGGACGAAGCCGGCTTCAACCGGCATGGCGCCGGCGGTGAGCTCTGGAGGGAGGATCCGGGCGCCCGGCAGACCATCCAGCGCATCCGCGCCTGGTCCACCCTGGCCCTGGCGGACAGCAGGCTGCCCGACCTTTTGGTGACCACCAGTCCGGCGGTCGTCGACACCCTGCAGGAAACTTTCGCCGACACGCTTCGCCTCGACACACTGGCCACGATCCGGATGTCGTTACCGGACGCCCCGGAGGTGCCGCCGCTAAATGCGGTGCTGTCCGACCTGACCGGCCAGGCCGATTTTTCGGCGGATGACCTTGCCCCCTTTACCGATCTGGCCGAATCGGAACCAGACCATACGGCCGTCACGGTCACCCTGCTGGCCGCGGTCGGCCACCGTCCGGCTGCCGTGATCGCTGCCATGGCCCCGGGGGCTGTCTTGCGCGGTGAGGAAAACGGGAGCGGGCAGGCGACGCGTCACACCTTGATTCTATTGGTGCAAAACTGACCAAAAATCCGATGAAAGGCCCAGCTGACAAGGAATAAATAGCGATTTCGGGGAGCGTTGAAAAAAAGATTTTCAACGCTTGACGGGCTGTTTTATTTAGTATAAGCCCTTTTCCATTAAATGAGAACAGATGTTGATAATTGGATCAACACGAATTGAACCTAATTGAAAGGAGGCTTTTAACATGGCTTTTACCCCGAGCGTTGACGAGTCAAAATGCGTAGGCTGCGAAGAGTGCGTTGATGTTTGTCCCGTGGAAGTATTCGAGATGCAGGATGAAAAATCCGTTCCGGTAAACGCGGAAGAGTGCCTCGGCTGCGAAAGCTGCGTGGAAGTGTGCGAAGAGGGCGCCATCAGCGTCGAAGAGACCTAATCTTTTGCGGCTGCCAAAATTTTCCAACCCCCGTCGGACCGATCCGCCGGGGGTTTCTTTTTTCTGAGGACAGGGGGAACATGCAACGCTATCAGATTGTCGAAACAACCTTCGGCTATGCAGCGGTGGCCTTTGATGCCCGGCCCTTCAGGCTGCTGGCGGTCCACCTGCCGCGGACCGATCTGAATTCTCTCTGTCAGGCAATGGACGAGCAGTATGGGCGGATCGACAATGCCGATGCCGATGCCCGGGCCATCGGGGCCAGCCTGGTGCGCTATTTTGACGGTGGACGCATCGAGATCCCCTGGTCGGTAATGGACCTGTCCGGTTTTACCCCTTCCCAACAGGCCGTTTACCGTGCCGTGACCACCATCCCATACGGTCAGACCTTATCCTACGGTCAGGTGGCCAAAATGGCCAACCGGCCCCGGGCGGCCCGGTTCGTAGGCAATACCATGGCGAACAACCGCTATCCTGTATTAATTCCCTGCCACCGGGTAATCAAGAGCGATGGATCGATCGGCGGTTTTGGCGGCAGGGCCTGCGATACCGATCTCAAACGGCGCATGTTGGCCCTGGAAGCCGCCTGAACGTTCACTTCTTACTATCGCATTGAAACCTGGCGTCCGTCGACCGGCGGTCGTGCCCCATGTCGGCCCGGATTATCCCCGGGGCCGGAACTTCACCCGAGAATACACATCATCATCCAAGCCGGCGCGTTCACCGGTAGCCAGACGATGGTAGCCTACCGCAGCCACCATGGCGGCATTGTCTCCACAAAGCTCAATGGACGGGATGTGCACCCGGATCCCGTCTGCGGCCGCATCACGGGTAACGGCCTCGCGTAGCCCCCGGTTGGCGGCAACCCCGCCCACCACGGCCAGGTGCGCACACCCCTTGGCCTTTGCCGCATGAATGATTTTAAAGGTCAGTACATCCACCACAGCGGCCTGAAAACCGGCGGCGATATCGGCCTGGTCGCCGGGTGAGGGATCCGGGTGGAGCTGCAGGTGGCGCATGACCGCCGACTTGATCCCACTGAAAGAGAAATCGAACTCGGCCTTGTCCAGGTAGGGACGCGTAAACACGACCTTCGTCGGGTCACCCTGGGCGGCCAACCGGTCGATGACCACACCGCCGGGATACCCCAGGCCCAGCATCTTGGCTACCTTGTCATAGGCTTCGCCGGCAGCGTCGTCGCGGGTCTGGCCCATGGGGTGGAAGTCGCGGTGGGAGGTGACATGGTAGATGCTGGTGTGGCCACCGGAGACCAAAAGGGCCACAAAGGGAAAGGCCGGCGGGTCGGCCTCCAGAAACACGGAATTGATATGCCCTTCCAGATGGTCCACACCAACCCAGGGAATTCCATGGCCGAAGGCGAACCCTTTGGCAAAGGAGAATCCCACCAGAAGGGAGCCGATCAGGCCGGGCCCCTGGGTGACGGCCACACCATCGATCTTCTTGGCCGGGATGCCCGATTCGGCGATGGCCTGATCGACCACCGGGACGATGGCTTCGATATGCTTGCGCGAGGCCAATTCCGGCACCACACCGCCGTACGGATGGTGAACGGCGACCTGTGAAGCCACCACCGAGGCCAGCACTTCGCATCCGTTGCGAACCACGGCCGCTGCCGTCTCGTCGCAGGAGGATTCAATACCCAAAACGATCATACTTTTTCCCTGTAAAATAAACCCCAATGTCGCATAAAAATGAACGCGTAAAAAACAAAAACCGGAACGACGGTCGTTTGCACCGACCCGTTCCGGCTAAACCGGTTTTTCACCCAATCCGAGAGGCGCCTATTTGGATGGCGCCGGTTTCACTGTTGCCGCTTTTTTTGCAGGTCCCGCACCGGGATGCCGTATGCCGGGCGCTCAGGACTTGCAGATGGGCTGTTTTTTCTGCCCCTCGGCAATCCATTCGAACAGGCGGGTAATTTTTTTTAACATGACGGTTTGTCTCCAGGACGGCCCATCCCGAGCCTACGAAAGGATCAGACCAACTGAACGCGGGATCGGGCATTTTTACGGGTTTTGGTCACCTCGCCGATTACCCAGGCTTTTTCTCCGCTGCCGCCAAGCCGGTTGAGAACATCCTGGGCGTTCTCCTCGGGAACCACTGCCACCAGACCGATGCCATTGTTGAAGGTGCGCATCATTTCCTTCTCATCCACGTTGCCGGCGGCCTGCAGGAATCCGAAGATCGGCGGGATTTCCCAGGACCCCTTGTTGATGGTGATGCCGCAGGCCTGGGGGATAACCCGGATAATGTTGTCCATAATGCCGCCGCCGGTAATGTGCGCCAACCCCTGGATGGGCAGGTCACGGACCAGGTGCTGAATGGTTTCCGAGTAGATGCGGGTGGGAATGATCAACTCTTCGCCAAGGGTTTTGCCCAATTCGGGAACATGGCTGTCCACCGTCAGGCCCAGTACATCAAAGCAGATTTTGCGAACCAGGGAGAACCCGTTGCTGTGCAGGCCGCTGGAGGCGATACCGATGATCTGGTGGCCGGGACGAATTTCGGAGCCGTCCACGATTTTGGGATTGTCCACCAGCCCTACGGCAAAACCGGCCAGATCGTATTCGTTGTCGCGATAGAACCCCGGCATTTCGGCGGTTTCTCCGCCGATCAGGGCACAATCGGCCTGGATGCACCCCTCACCGACTCCTTTGATGATATCGGTGACCGTTTCGCTTTTCAGTTTTCCCGTGGCCAGGTAGTCGAGGAAAAAAAGGGGCCGTGCGCCCTGTACGGCAATATCGTTGACACACATGGCCACCAGGTCGATGCCCACCGTATCGTGGCAATCCATGAGAAAGGCAATTTTCAATTTGGTGCCCACCCCGTCGGTAGAGCTGACCAGCACCGGGCTTTCCATGGTGTTGGTGTTCAGGGAAAACAACCCCCCGAATCCGCCAATCTCACCCATCACACCGGTCCGGCGGGTCTGTTTGGCGATCTGCTTGATGCTCTCAACGAGGTTGTCCGCCTTGTCGATGTCGACGCCGGCATCGGCGTAGGTCAGCTTTTTCTTCATTCAGGCACTCCTGGCTTGTATTCGGCTGGCTTGCAAGTGGGTGTAAAAATAAACTGATACCGCCGAAAAGTCAAACTTAATTCAGGGGGCGTCATCTCACACCTCTTTTCCGTTTCTCTCCAGACGTATCCCTGTCAAACGCCGGGATTATCCGGTGATGCCTCGATTTTTGAAAAACCGATCAGGATTGGAAGCGCCTTGGCGGGTAGCGTTGAACATCGCTTTTCACAATCGTCGCAATCAGGGGGAAAGGAAAAAACCGCAAACTATTCCTGATAGTTAAAAATAGAATGGGAGAATTATTTATTTCCGGCAACCTAAAGCATTTCCAAGTAAGCCTCGATCCGCACGCGCAGCTGTTCGGTGTCGCTCTCTGCGTAGTCGGTCTCCAGGTGCAGGCTGGAAAAACCGAATTTGTCCTGGATGAACGTATTGATGCAATACGCCTCAACATTGTAGGTGTGGCAGGCCTGCCAGGTCAGGTCGATGACCCCGTCCACCGCAAAATCGGTGATCATCTGCGCCAGAAGGGTGAATCGGCCGGCATTGGGGCTCATCACCGAACAGGGCGTGGCCAGGTATTGTTCGGCCAGGGCATCCATAGGCGCTTTCTTCTCGTCCACCTCAAAGGCCTGTTTGTATCCGGAACAGTTCTCGAAAGCCACCACGTCGGCGCCGCCCTGTTCGACAATCTTGACCACCTTCTCGCTGCCCAGGCCGATGGGGACGCCGGTGATCAGGATGCGCCTGCGGCGCCGGCTCGACTTACCCTTGGGCCGGAAGGCGCCGCTTCCGGATTCGGCAACCACGGCGTTCATCAGGGCGATGCCCTTCTCCTTGTCGGCCAGAAATCCGACCTTGAAGAGAATCTCCAGCAGCAAGGATCCGCTCAAGGGCGCCGGCATCCTCTGGTTGAGGTCCATTACCGCCTTGCGGGCTCGCCGTTCCCGGTTCATCAGGTCAATGGCGCCGCCGAGTCGCGCGTCGGTGATGGGGATCCCGGTCTGCGCCTCGACGATGGCCCTGAACCGTTCCAGTTCGCTACGCCACAGGGAAAAGGCCATGGCCGAATCCTGTCTTTGGGGCAGTTGCAGCACATGGGTGGTCTTGTGCGCGCCAAGCAGCTCGAACATCTTCTTCTTGCCGTCGCAGGTGGTGTCACCAACGATAATGTCCGAAAAGCGGAAGAACGGACAGGTATCGGTGATGGCAAAACCGAAACTGCTTTTGATCAGGGGGCAGAGGTTGCGCGGCAGGACCGCTTCGGCCTCCGGGATGGGATCGTTGCGGGTGCCGCACAGCGGCAGGGGGATGGCGTCGGCCGCCACGGCAATCTCCGTGGGGGAGTAGAGACAGTAGAAACCGATCGCCGAACGGCCGTCGGATTTCAGCCGTTCGATGTCCAGAAGGTTCTCTTCGGTAATCTGTTGCAGTCGGTTCAGGATCGTCCGGGCACCCTGGCCATTACCGGGTTTGTTCATCAATGCAAATTCTCCTGGTTGAGGACAAATACATCTTTTTCCATGGTCGGCGGAACCAAGTCAAATAGGTAATCCGGATGGCCGGTATTCTCCTCATCCAGATTTTGGATAGTATCTCTCCGGTTGCAGCGAAGTGGTCATCCACTTCGCATCCGAATGCATTCAGGCTATTTTGAAGGTCGCAGGTACGCCCCCCAGTAACCGAGCCCGACGAACACAGCCCCACCGATAACGTTGCCGATGGTCACGGGAACCAGGTTTTTGACCAAAAAGGCGCTCCAGGTGATGGTGGAGACCACGAGGTTGTTGCCGGTAAACAGCTCCGCGCCGGCGATGACCACCAGCATGAGGCCGAGGCTGTAGCCGGTGGTATCACGGTTTGTGGAATCATGCTTGAATATCGCAAGGGGCGGATTGGGTCGTAAACCGAATGAGTGCTGAGAAATTTACAAATGTTCAATATAACAATAAATACCGTTACACTTAATCATTTGACAAGCCGTGTGATAAAAAATAGAGACCGTTTTGGACAATTGGCTAAACCTTCAATGATCGCGGTCAAACACGATCACCTTTATTGGTGAGTCCCATCATGAAACGTTCATCTTCTTTGATTGCCGTTCTGTCGATGCTTCTTCTTTTTTGCGGGTGCACCAAGCACCTCGTTTATGAAGTGATCACCTCATTTCCCGAGGGGGCCGGAATCTATTGGGGAAAAACGGCGGACGAGTTGATGCCGACCCCCTATACCACCCTCAATTCACGCTCCATGGAAGGCGAATACTGGGAATCCTGGTGTTATCAGGTTCGTAAAAGGGGGTATCTGCCGTCAAAGATCGTCTGTCGGCCCGATGGGGACGAAAACAGAACCATCAACTTCTTCAAGTTAGAGAAAATTAAAACCAAGATAACCTCGGATCCTTCCGATGCCCAGATATACTGGGGCGAATCTCCGGACAATCTTCGGAACACCCGCCGCTTGACACCCTGGATCGAGGATGGGGCCAATTCCAAGGCAAATTACGAGAATTGGTACTTCCAAGTCAAAAAGGCGGGCTATGAGGATTCGGAGGTGATTTACGCGCCTCTCGCCGAGAAAGACAGAGCCATTCATATCGTTCTCGAACCCAGTGAATAATTCAGGAGTGCCGAACGGCCTGAACGACCGTGAAGGATCGAAACGATAACTCCCCGAACAGAGTAAGGATGATACGGTGAAGCAGAAGACACAAAAACGGATTTGGATACGCCTGGCGGCGATTTTGTTGTGGGTCGGGGTGGTTTGCCTGATTGCCTGCGGCGGTAGTGGCAGCAGCCTGTCGGACGACA
This window harbors:
- a CDS encoding 3'-5' exoribonuclease YhaM family protein, with translation MPKPFVSELVAGSAVDAVFLLAERNMAHKKDGNPFLTVTLADRTGQVKGVVWDQVERIAAAVTEGDFVHVRAQVGEYRGGLQMVVKDMLRVPADQVDPADFLPTTSRDVGKMFDRLREMTGRMQNPHLKRLFEVFWADDEFVAAYTRAPAAKMMHHAYIGGLLEHTLSMAVLAGMVAGHYSGVDRDLLLAGVILHDVGKVRELEYARRIDYTDEGRLLSHIIIGLSMLDEKLGQVPDFPPVQAQLLKHMIVSHHGSRAFGSPEPPKTIEAVLLNHIDEMDSRVNSIREYVAKDPSDGSWTPYHRLLERHFYKGPGPDTGND
- the tmk gene encoding dTMP kinase produces the protein MIDLAHKDFMFITIEGIEGSGKTTQIDAIAGWLAGCGHEVLTTREPGGTAIGGQIRSVLLHPDNTGMAPVAELLLYVADRAQHLETVVRPALAAGKVVVCDRFFDATLVYQGYARGLDRALIRQLHRLACGNLQPALTLLLDLDPEAGLTRAWQRIHSDDAHARESRFEKETLAFHQRVRSGYLDLARREPERFTVIDAVQDPPSVTRQIEAALAAHFSR
- the cysS gene encoding cysteine--tRNA ligase, which translates into the protein MTTHSVLDHIGNTPMVEIRHLNPNPKVRILAKLEYLNPGGSIKDRPALSMIEAGERSGELKPGKTVIEATSGNTGIGLAMVCSVKGYRLLLAMSEAASVERQKILRARGAEILLTPGHLGTDGAIEEVYRLARENPDTYFMTDQYNNPANWQAHYHGTAVEIWEQTGGALTHLVATMGTSGTLMGLSRRLKEFNDTIRIIGVEPYLGHRLQGLKNMKEAYQPEIFDKHQLDEKVNVEDEPAFEMTRRLAREEGLMVGMSSGAAMLVATQVAGTLESGTVVVIFPDGGERYLSTPLFDVQEKIDLVLFNTMTRKKERFLPINPGKVAMYACGPTAHDRMHVGEARRFVFNDLLARYLAYRGYAVKQVMNITDLDDKTIEGSEAAGMSLEDFTGMHIEAFHRDLATLGVRPANHYPKASEHVDDMVHLAERLVKKGYAYEKLRSIYFDISRFKDYGRLSGVDINKIRIGATVDLEEYEKDNPRDFTLLKRTRLSELKRGIYTKTDWGNMRPSWHLQCAAMSMHYLGDNYDIHCAGRELVFPHHENEIAIAGALTGKSLARYWIHCDRVLVDGKKVAETGDRLTVQSLLDMGFSGREIRYWLISVNYRKPVIFSVARLDRARKTLARLDACIRALKGVRGGTPYAELDQLCYDIKNGFTTAMDDDLNISAALAVLFTVVKRINTLILDGDIDAAGAQKVLEALARINTVIHIFDFEDEIRDPAVQQLIDQRDRARQEKDWALADRLRDQLLAMGVVLRDEKTGA
- a CDS encoding ferredoxin, whose product is MAFTPSVDESKCVGCEECVDVCPVEVFEMQDEKSVPVNAEECLGCESCVEVCEEGAISVEET
- a CDS encoding methylated-DNA--[protein]-cysteine S-methyltransferase; protein product: MQRYQIVETTFGYAAVAFDARPFRLLAVHLPRTDLNSLCQAMDEQYGRIDNADADARAIGASLVRYFDGGRIEIPWSVMDLSGFTPSQQAVYRAVTTIPYGQTLSYGQVAKMANRPRAARFVGNTMANNRYPVLIPCHRVIKSDGSIGGFGGRACDTDLKRRMLALEAA
- the tsaD gene encoding tRNA (adenosine(37)-N6)-threonylcarbamoyltransferase complex transferase subunit TsaD; this encodes MIVLGIESSCDETAAAVVRNGCEVLASVVASQVAVHHPYGGVVPELASRKHIEAIVPVVDQAIAESGIPAKKIDGVAVTQGPGLIGSLLVGFSFAKGFAFGHGIPWVGVDHLEGHINSVFLEADPPAFPFVALLVSGGHTSIYHVTSHRDFHPMGQTRDDAAGEAYDKVAKMLGLGYPGGVVIDRLAAQGDPTKVVFTRPYLDKAEFDFSFSGIKSAVMRHLQLHPDPSPGDQADIAAGFQAAVVDVLTFKIIHAAKAKGCAHLAVVGGVAANRGLREAVTRDAAADGIRVHIPSIELCGDNAAMVAAVGYHRLATGERAGLDDDVYSRVKFRPRG
- the purM gene encoding phosphoribosylformylglycinamidine cyclo-ligase; this encodes MKKKLTYADAGVDIDKADNLVESIKQIAKQTRRTGVMGEIGGFGGLFSLNTNTMESPVLVSSTDGVGTKLKIAFLMDCHDTVGIDLVAMCVNDIAVQGARPLFFLDYLATGKLKSETVTDIIKGVGEGCIQADCALIGGETAEMPGFYRDNEYDLAGFAVGLVDNPKIVDGSEIRPGHQIIGIASSGLHSNGFSLVRKICFDVLGLTVDSHVPELGKTLGEELIIPTRIYSETIQHLVRDLPIQGLAHITGGGIMDNIIRVIPQACGITINKGSWEIPPIFGFLQAAGNVDEKEMMRTFNNGIGLVAVVPEENAQDVLNRLGGSGEKAWVIGEVTKTRKNARSRVQLV
- a CDS encoding double-cubane-cluster-containing anaerobic reductase; this translates as MNKPGNGQGARTILNRLQQITEENLLDIERLKSDGRSAIGFYCLYSPTEIAVAADAIPLPLCGTRNDPIPEAEAVLPRNLCPLIKSSFGFAITDTCPFFRFSDIIVGDTTCDGKKKMFELLGAHKTTHVLQLPQRQDSAMAFSLWRSELERFRAIVEAQTGIPITDARLGGAIDLMNRERRARKAVMDLNQRMPAPLSGSLLLEILFKVGFLADKEKGIALMNAVVAESGSGAFRPKGKSSRRRRRILITGVPIGLGSEKVVKIVEQGGADVVAFENCSGYKQAFEVDEKKAPMDALAEQYLATPCSVMSPNAGRFTLLAQMITDFAVDGVIDLTWQACHTYNVEAYCINTFIQDKFGFSSLHLETDYAESDTEQLRVRIEAYLEML
- a CDS encoding formate/nitrite transporter family protein — its product is MLVVIAGAELFTGNNLVVSTITWSAFLVKNLVPVTIGNVIGGAVFVGLGYWGAYLRPSK